The Leucobacter chromiiresistens genome has a window encoding:
- a CDS encoding cadmium resistance transporter, which produces MILSSILQAIGLFIATNIDDIIVLSLFFARGAGQRETTARILVGQYLGFVGILGAAVLVSLGAGAFLPPEVIPYFGLIPLGLGLWAAWQAWRGDGDDDDDEAKVEGKNVAVWTVAGVTFANGGDNIGVYVPVFLSVGPGAVVAYCIVFLALVAVLVALAKFVATRRPIAEVLERWEHILFPIVLIGLGAFILVSGRAFGF; this is translated from the coding sequence ATGATCCTGTCCTCGATCTTGCAGGCAATCGGCCTGTTCATCGCCACGAATATCGACGACATTATCGTGCTCTCGCTGTTCTTCGCCCGCGGCGCGGGCCAGCGCGAGACCACCGCCCGCATCCTGGTCGGCCAGTATCTGGGCTTCGTGGGCATCCTGGGCGCGGCCGTGCTGGTCTCCCTGGGGGCCGGGGCGTTCCTGCCCCCGGAGGTCATCCCGTACTTCGGACTCATCCCCCTGGGCCTGGGCCTGTGGGCCGCCTGGCAGGCCTGGCGTGGGGACGGCGACGACGATGACGACGAGGCCAAGGTCGAAGGCAAGAACGTGGCGGTGTGGACCGTGGCCGGGGTGACCTTCGCCAACGGCGGGGACAACATCGGGGTCTACGTCCCGGTCTTCCTCAGCGTGGGCCCGGGCGCCGTGGTGGCTTACTGCATCGTGTTCCTGGCGCTGGTGGCGGTGCTGGTCGCCCTGGCCAAGTTCGTCGCCACCCGCCGGCCGATCGCCGAGGTCCTGGAGCGCTGGGAACACATCCTGTTCCCCATCGTGCTGATCGGTCTGGGTGCCTTCATTCTGGTCAGCGGCAGGGCCTTCGGCTTCTAA
- a CDS encoding Resolvase domain protein produces the protein MALIGYARVSTREQNPEGQTDVLSSSGCEKLFVDRGDCTTSGCGVKAEAMPITEGMGR, from the coding sequence ATGGCACTGATCGGTTACGCCCGTGTCTCTACTCGCGAGCAGAACCCTGAAGGTCAGACTGATGTGTTGAGCTCGTCCGGGTGCGAGAAGCTGTTCGTCGATCGTGGCGACTGCACCACCTCCGGCTGCGGCGTCAAGGCCGAAGCCATGCCCATCACCGAGGGGATGGGCCGATGA